The following are from one region of the Juglans regia cultivar Chandler chromosome 10, Walnut 2.0, whole genome shotgun sequence genome:
- the LOC109019597 gene encoding two-component response regulator 24, with protein MSSNNTENWMKDIGVLDHPSGVGEGSTTSAATNITALVVDDDSVNQMIHSKILENLGIQNQVVRNGKEAVDLHSSGNNFDLILMDMDMPVMNGIEATRKLRAMGVRSIIAGVSTCTRDEREQKEFMEAGLDDFQEKPLTTPKVVSILQKVNKKC; from the exons atgtcGTCCAATAATACTGAAAACTGGATGAAAGATATTGGAGTGCTTGATCATCCAAGTGGTGTCGGAGAAGGAAGTACTACTTCTGCAGCAACAAATATCACTGCACTTGTGGTAGACGATGATTCTGTAAACCAGATGATTCACAGCAAAATCTTGGAAAATCTAGGCATACAAAATCAGGTGGTGAGGAATGGCAAAGAGGCTGTTGATCTCCATTCTTCAGGAAACAACTTTGACCTCATTTTGATGGACATGGATATGCCTGTCATGAATGGCATCGag gCAACGAGGAAACTCCGAGCGATGGGCGTTCGTAGTATTATTGCGGGAGTATCGACATGCACAAGAGATGAGCGAGAACAAAAGGAGTTCATGGAAGCTGGGCTTGATGATTTTCAAGAGAAGCCTTTGACAACCCCCAAGGTGGTTTCAATCCTTCAAAAGGTCAacaaaaaatgttga